In the genome of Methanopyrus kandleri AV19, one region contains:
- the thiC gene encoding phosphomethylpyrimidine synthase yields the protein MTLMEECRRTVPDTVRKIAEEEGVRPEKLARRVAEGRVVVPAHADRRDEVRPVGIGEGLRVKINANVGTSPEVCDPDLEVEKARAAVDHGADTVMDLSTGGDLREIRRRIMKAVDVPVGTVPVYEAAVEMTRRGRAVVDMDEDDMLRAIERHMEDGVDFMTVHCAVTLDALEDVLRRGRALGIVSRGGAIVAAWMIHHDAENPLYENFDYILELAREHDVTLSLGDAMRPGSVLDANDAAQHRELVVQGELVDRCREAGVQAMVEGPGHVPLDQIPAVVRLQKRVCDGAPFYVLGPVPTDVAPGYDHIAAAIGGAIAAYHGADFLCYVTPAEHLALPDVKDVILGVIATRIAAHAADTARGMKYARRENEEMAEARWNLDWDRQFELAIDPKKPRHYREERPPQAKELCSMCGEYCAIKILKDALEERR from the coding sequence GTGACCCTGATGGAAGAGTGTAGGCGGACGGTACCCGATACGGTCCGGAAGATCGCGGAGGAGGAAGGCGTCCGACCGGAGAAGCTCGCGAGACGAGTGGCCGAAGGACGGGTGGTCGTCCCGGCCCACGCGGACCGTCGGGACGAGGTCCGGCCCGTCGGCATAGGTGAAGGGCTCCGCGTGAAAATCAACGCCAACGTCGGAACATCCCCGGAGGTCTGCGATCCCGACCTCGAAGTGGAGAAGGCCCGTGCAGCGGTCGATCACGGTGCCGACACGGTGATGGATCTCAGCACGGGTGGAGACCTGAGAGAGATCCGTCGACGGATCATGAAGGCCGTGGACGTGCCCGTAGGGACCGTGCCCGTGTACGAAGCGGCCGTGGAAATGACCAGACGGGGACGGGCCGTCGTGGACATGGATGAGGACGACATGCTGCGGGCCATCGAGCGACACATGGAGGACGGTGTTGACTTCATGACCGTACACTGCGCGGTCACGCTGGACGCGCTCGAGGACGTCCTCCGGAGGGGTAGAGCGCTCGGGATCGTTTCGCGCGGCGGTGCCATCGTTGCGGCCTGGATGATCCATCACGACGCCGAGAACCCCCTGTACGAGAACTTCGACTACATCCTGGAGCTCGCGCGGGAGCACGACGTGACCCTATCCCTAGGCGACGCGATGCGTCCCGGATCCGTGCTCGACGCCAACGACGCCGCCCAACACCGGGAGCTCGTTGTCCAGGGGGAGCTCGTGGACCGGTGCCGCGAGGCCGGTGTGCAGGCTATGGTGGAGGGACCCGGCCACGTGCCGCTCGACCAGATACCGGCGGTGGTGAGACTGCAGAAGCGCGTGTGTGACGGGGCTCCGTTCTACGTGCTCGGTCCCGTACCGACCGACGTGGCTCCGGGGTACGACCATATCGCCGCGGCCATCGGCGGGGCCATCGCCGCGTACCACGGTGCCGACTTCCTGTGTTACGTGACCCCGGCCGAGCACCTGGCGCTCCCGGACGTCAAGGACGTAATCCTCGGCGTGATCGCGACACGCATTGCGGCTCACGCCGCCGACACGGCCAGGGGCATGAAGTACGCCCGCCGAGAGAACGAGGAGATGGCCGAAGCACGGTGGAACCTGGACTGGGACCGTCAGTTCGAGCTCGCCATCGACCCGAAGAAGCCACGACACTACCGGGAGGAACGCCCGCCGCAGGCCAAGGAGCTGTGCTCGATGTGCGGGGAGTATTGCGCTATCAAAATACTGAAAGACGCACTGGAGGAGCGTCGGTAA
- a CDS encoding adenylate cyclase, which yields MIHPSRLFVKLSASPRVDGEIVACGTKYDPITEEEREIVETLNSMYMLLTRFEGYPLPAPQVISNELGEVAEELRREGFGLTKIEQFKYDDPEVALVSKIVLDETRYVYCTYRNENDLQSLAHECQCTVLECGGGEATVEAPSKFHALRFAVQVPLRLHGSAAIGLTQAAATERFAKAERHADSEFAAFSKIGAEWIIHRGGDPLPPPRRTNTAPDRILYLDIVGSSELVRERGRRYLEGIMSRVIDVINEEEGVVLDHRRGGDDVIARFPTKSRALRAAIKIVGRLTEDDVKIKIGIGDSRGRAAENAVTVRERVDYDCSYIAFRFGPYLVAYVEPPDYAVRIFGRIPSESVRAVGASAIVGSLTALHPYLALPFFVYFPIAAAHRNRDSASVAVVWFLIWVLVTLSAAWFGLYVREHYLPRPLVLEMNALFSQLMNLAKTMAARAGAGTP from the coding sequence ATGATTCACCCCTCACGCCTATTCGTGAAACTCTCGGCCTCCCCGCGGGTCGATGGGGAGATCGTCGCCTGCGGTACCAAGTACGACCCGATCACCGAGGAGGAGCGGGAAATAGTGGAAACGCTCAACTCCATGTACATGCTACTAACGCGCTTCGAGGGATACCCTCTACCGGCTCCCCAGGTAATCTCCAACGAGCTCGGTGAGGTGGCGGAGGAGCTACGACGCGAAGGGTTCGGACTGACGAAGATAGAACAATTCAAGTACGACGACCCGGAGGTGGCGCTCGTCAGCAAGATAGTGCTGGATGAAACCAGATACGTGTATTGCACATACAGGAACGAGAACGACCTCCAGTCGCTCGCCCACGAGTGCCAATGTACCGTGCTGGAGTGCGGAGGAGGCGAGGCGACCGTGGAAGCCCCCTCTAAATTCCACGCACTACGATTCGCGGTTCAAGTCCCACTGCGGCTGCATGGTAGCGCCGCTATCGGTCTCACCCAGGCCGCTGCCACCGAACGGTTCGCCAAGGCCGAACGTCACGCCGACTCCGAGTTCGCCGCGTTCTCCAAGATCGGGGCGGAGTGGATCATCCACCGGGGTGGTGACCCGCTTCCCCCACCCCGCCGAACCAACACCGCGCCCGACCGTATCCTCTACCTAGATATCGTTGGGTCCTCCGAGCTAGTCCGCGAGCGCGGACGTCGGTATCTGGAGGGTATAATGAGCAGGGTAATCGACGTGATCAACGAGGAAGAAGGGGTCGTACTGGACCATCGCAGGGGAGGGGACGACGTAATAGCCCGGTTCCCCACCAAAAGCCGGGCGCTGAGGGCCGCGATCAAGATCGTGGGTCGGCTAACGGAAGACGACGTCAAGATAAAGATCGGGATAGGCGACTCAAGGGGTCGCGCCGCCGAAAACGCTGTAACGGTCCGTGAGCGTGTCGACTACGACTGCTCGTACATAGCATTCCGCTTCGGACCCTACCTCGTGGCGTACGTGGAACCACCCGACTACGCCGTCAGGATATTCGGGCGCATCCCGTCCGAGTCCGTCCGTGCCGTCGGCGCGTCGGCCATCGTAGGTTCCCTAACAGCCTTACATCCGTACCTGGCACTGCCGTTTTTCGTATACTTCCCGATCGCAGCCGCCCATAGGAACCGTGATTCGGCATCCGTCGCCGTGGTGTGGTTCCTGATCTGGGTCCTCGTAACGTTATCAGCCGCTTGGTTCGGACTGTACGTCCGGGAGCACTACCTACCGCGACCGTTGGTCCTCGAAATGAACGCGTTGTTCTCACAACTCATGAACTTGGCTAAGACCATGGCAGCGCGGGCAGGGGCAGGTACGCCGTGA
- a CDS encoding aspartate kinase: protein MRVVMKFGGTSVGTGESIRKVAKIVTDAAEEHEVIVVVSAMSGVTDELVRAAESAPDWTEEDVKNFVGKLRRRHGKAASEAISSDLIRREVMGYVDSLLEELEKVLLGLSYVGEVTPRSMDLILSFGERMSAPIVAGALRDRGLEAEHLEGGEAGVITDDGFGEAEPILPACRRKAQKTLIPMIESGKIPVITGFIGRTIDGEVTTLGRGGSDYSAAIIGCISEADEVQIWTDVDGVMTANPNLVPDARTVPRLSYEEAMELASFGAEVLHPKTVIPARSENIPIRVKNTFNPESEGTLITSESEPSEQVVKAVASSSDVGMIDIRGTTMIGRPGVAGRIFSRLGDEGINVIMISQSASESNISIVVSRPEVRRAARIIEREFVGERVVERVTTYEDVAVVAVVGEGMRGTPGVASRVFRAVADAGVNIKTISQGASEVNISFVVAEEDEAAAVNAVHSEFELGEEA, encoded by the coding sequence TTGAGGGTCGTTATGAAGTTCGGCGGTACCTCGGTAGGTACCGGAGAGTCCATTAGGAAAGTTGCGAAAATCGTCACAGACGCGGCGGAGGAGCACGAGGTGATCGTGGTAGTTTCAGCGATGTCTGGGGTCACGGACGAGCTGGTACGGGCGGCCGAAAGCGCCCCGGACTGGACGGAGGAGGATGTTAAAAACTTCGTAGGGAAGCTCCGAAGGAGGCACGGAAAAGCCGCTTCGGAAGCGATTTCGTCCGACCTCATCCGGCGGGAGGTGATGGGTTACGTCGACTCCTTACTCGAGGAACTCGAGAAAGTGCTGTTGGGCCTCAGTTACGTCGGTGAGGTGACCCCTCGTTCGATGGACCTCATACTCTCGTTCGGGGAGCGAATGTCCGCACCCATCGTAGCGGGCGCACTACGGGACCGAGGACTCGAGGCGGAGCATCTCGAGGGAGGAGAGGCTGGAGTGATCACGGACGATGGGTTCGGTGAGGCCGAGCCGATACTGCCCGCTTGCCGGCGGAAGGCGCAGAAGACGCTGATTCCCATGATCGAATCCGGAAAGATCCCCGTGATCACGGGCTTCATCGGGCGGACTATCGACGGCGAGGTGACGACGCTGGGGCGCGGAGGATCCGACTACTCCGCCGCCATCATCGGGTGCATCTCGGAGGCGGACGAGGTGCAGATATGGACCGACGTCGACGGTGTGATGACGGCGAACCCGAACCTCGTACCTGATGCCCGAACGGTCCCGAGGCTCTCGTACGAGGAGGCCATGGAACTGGCCAGCTTCGGCGCGGAGGTACTCCATCCTAAGACCGTCATTCCGGCAAGGTCGGAAAACATCCCGATTCGGGTTAAGAACACCTTCAACCCCGAGAGCGAGGGTACGCTGATCACTTCCGAATCGGAGCCTTCCGAGCAGGTGGTGAAGGCGGTCGCGTCGTCCTCGGACGTCGGTATGATCGACATCCGAGGCACCACGATGATTGGGCGTCCCGGAGTGGCAGGACGAATATTCTCGAGACTCGGGGACGAGGGAATCAACGTCATAATGATATCCCAGTCGGCCTCGGAGTCGAACATCTCGATAGTCGTGAGCCGCCCGGAGGTTCGCCGCGCCGCTCGTATCATCGAGCGTGAGTTCGTCGGCGAGCGAGTGGTCGAGAGGGTCACGACGTACGAGGACGTAGCCGTGGTGGCGGTGGTAGGGGAGGGCATGCGAGGGACTCCCGGAGTCGCTTCCAGGGTGTTCAGAGCGGTCGCGGACGCCGGGGTAAACATCAAAACCATCTCGCAAGGGGCGTCTGAGGTGAACATATCGTTCGTAGTAGCGGAGGAGGACGAGGCGGCGGCGGTTAACGCGGTTCACAGCGAATTCGAACTCGGTGAGGAGGCATGA
- a CDS encoding DEAD/DEAH box helicase, with protein sequence MKLPEHVREYLDRKGIWELFPPQREAVEKGLFDDENLLIAAPTASGKTLLAEMRALHELIESHGETRVVYVVPFRALAREKYEELTNVIEFCREKGLEPTIEISTGDVRRPIRELRPGITVTTAEKLDASLRSRPSLVEEVDLLVLDEVHIVGDRNRGATYEALIALVRTFREKVSLLALSATVGNAEELADWLDATPVISDWRPVKLEHRIVEVPSASEKDAKVRKLIRKCLREGGQALVFLYSRRRAMTEAKNLSRTVSGLLSEDEKKELRTLAERVSELGEGEETEILAYAVMRGVAFHHAGLTAEQRALVEDAFREGLLKVVVSTPTLAAGVNLPARYVIIKDFGMRLGNEIKPTKNEFKQMAGRAGRPGYDDMGLVFVLTTSNWKELAEEYVHSEADPVQSRIWVSGPQLRRFLLGLVAAGFCRQIADVMRVALNTFMSSVNIRPEDAVLSSLKMLVDWGFLEELEGELTATKVGHAVSQSYLTPDSAKFLLRCMEEVGTEENVVLPSITLCPDFQPAPISSKSRELSTLDAFMGGSPSIEADEVLELAVEEFGYDDWELERRLAWAEALSDWVSGSPDRSILRKYDLYPGDLYRAKDDAAWIAWGMSRLARAAGITWRSPLLSRRLEYGVPKEALELTEVEGVGRTLAMRLYRAGYHSVRDLAEATVPELTRVRGIGEQLARKILESARRLTGT encoded by the coding sequence TTGAAACTACCTGAGCACGTGCGGGAGTACCTCGATCGTAAGGGGATCTGGGAGCTCTTCCCCCCTCAGCGCGAGGCCGTCGAGAAGGGTCTGTTCGACGATGAGAACCTCTTGATCGCCGCCCCAACGGCCAGCGGTAAGACGCTCCTCGCGGAGATGCGCGCATTACACGAGCTCATCGAATCCCATGGGGAGACCAGAGTAGTCTACGTCGTGCCCTTCCGGGCTCTGGCGAGGGAGAAATACGAGGAACTCACGAACGTCATCGAGTTCTGCCGGGAAAAGGGGCTAGAACCCACTATTGAGATCTCAACGGGCGACGTCAGACGCCCCATCCGAGAGTTGCGGCCCGGAATCACGGTGACAACGGCGGAGAAACTCGACGCCAGCCTGCGCTCACGACCGAGCTTAGTGGAAGAGGTGGACTTGCTGGTCTTGGACGAGGTGCATATAGTCGGGGATCGGAACCGAGGCGCCACGTACGAGGCACTGATAGCCCTCGTCAGAACCTTCCGGGAAAAGGTTTCGCTGCTCGCTCTATCCGCCACGGTGGGTAACGCCGAGGAGCTGGCGGACTGGCTCGACGCCACTCCCGTGATCAGCGACTGGAGACCCGTCAAACTCGAGCATAGGATCGTGGAAGTCCCCTCCGCGTCGGAGAAAGACGCTAAGGTCCGGAAGCTGATCCGAAAGTGCCTCCGTGAAGGTGGGCAAGCGTTAGTGTTCCTGTACTCCAGGAGGCGCGCGATGACGGAAGCCAAGAACCTATCTCGGACGGTGTCCGGACTGCTGTCGGAGGACGAGAAGAAGGAACTTCGGACACTCGCGGAGCGCGTCAGTGAGCTGGGGGAGGGTGAAGAGACCGAGATCTTGGCTTACGCCGTGATGCGTGGAGTCGCTTTCCATCACGCGGGGCTCACCGCCGAGCAGCGCGCTCTAGTGGAGGACGCGTTCCGGGAAGGCCTCCTGAAGGTTGTGGTATCGACGCCGACGCTCGCGGCGGGTGTGAACCTGCCGGCTAGGTACGTGATCATCAAGGACTTCGGGATGCGGTTGGGAAACGAGATCAAGCCCACGAAGAACGAGTTCAAGCAGATGGCGGGTAGGGCGGGTAGGCCGGGCTACGACGATATGGGTCTCGTGTTCGTTCTCACTACCTCAAACTGGAAGGAGTTGGCTGAGGAGTACGTGCACTCCGAGGCGGACCCCGTCCAAAGTAGGATCTGGGTGAGCGGGCCCCAGTTGCGGCGTTTCCTCCTGGGTCTTGTGGCAGCGGGATTCTGCCGTCAGATCGCGGACGTCATGCGGGTAGCGCTTAACACGTTCATGTCCTCGGTGAACATCCGCCCGGAGGACGCGGTGTTATCCTCGCTGAAGATGCTGGTAGATTGGGGGTTCTTGGAGGAGCTGGAGGGGGAACTCACGGCGACGAAGGTGGGTCACGCCGTATCGCAAAGCTACCTGACGCCTGACTCCGCCAAGTTCCTCCTACGATGCATGGAGGAGGTGGGTACCGAGGAGAACGTGGTGTTGCCGTCCATCACGCTCTGCCCAGACTTCCAACCGGCCCCTATCTCCTCGAAATCACGCGAGCTGAGCACGCTGGACGCGTTCATGGGAGGGTCGCCCTCGATAGAGGCGGACGAGGTCCTGGAACTGGCCGTCGAAGAGTTCGGCTATGATGACTGGGAACTCGAGCGCAGGTTGGCCTGGGCGGAAGCGTTGAGCGATTGGGTTTCGGGGTCCCCGGACAGGAGTATCCTACGGAAATACGACCTATACCCGGGCGACCTATATAGGGCCAAGGACGACGCCGCGTGGATCGCTTGGGGTATGTCCAGGTTGGCCCGCGCCGCGGGGATCACGTGGCGTTCTCCGCTTCTAAGCCGTAGGCTGGAATACGGGGTTCCGAAGGAAGCCCTCGAACTGACCGAGGTGGAAGGCGTCGGGAGGACGTTGGCGATGAGATTATACCGGGCGGGTTATCACTCCGTCCGGGATCTGGCCGAAGCCACTGTCCCGGAGCTGACGAGGGTGAGAGGGATAGGAGAACAACTTGCCCGGAAAATCCTTGAGAGCGCTCGACGACTCACAGGAACCTGA
- a CDS encoding gamma carbonic anhydrase family protein produces the protein MRRLKIEGRAYIHPTATVLGEVELGQDASLWPGAVVRGDLEPVRIGRESNIQDNAVVHVSKGYPVEIGDRVSVGHGAVVHGATIEEDCLIGMNATVMNGAVIRRGSIIGAGAVVTEGTEVGPYEIWVGVPAKRIGTTDEERVDEIRENARRYLKLAREELPEWRG, from the coding sequence TTGAGGAGGCTGAAGATCGAGGGGCGAGCTTACATCCATCCCACCGCCACGGTCCTCGGCGAAGTCGAGTTGGGCCAGGACGCCAGTCTGTGGCCGGGCGCCGTAGTGCGCGGTGACTTGGAGCCCGTGAGGATCGGCCGTGAATCCAATATCCAGGACAACGCGGTGGTCCACGTCTCTAAAGGGTATCCGGTCGAGATCGGCGACAGGGTCAGCGTGGGTCACGGAGCGGTCGTCCACGGTGCGACGATCGAGGAGGATTGCCTCATCGGGATGAACGCCACGGTGATGAACGGAGCCGTAATCCGGCGAGGGTCGATCATCGGGGCCGGAGCTGTCGTGACGGAAGGTACCGAGGTGGGTCCCTACGAGATCTGGGTGGGGGTCCCCGCCAAGCGGATCGGAACGACCGACGAGGAACGCGTCGACGAGATCCGCGAGAACGCCAGACGCTACCTGAAACTAGCCCGTGAGGAGCTTCCCGAGTGGCGGGGATAA
- a CDS encoding hydantoinase/oxoprolinase family protein, with protein MKALGLDVGGAHTDAALVRYDEDGKVMVLGTDRVYLPMWKKKKRLKKTIKRIVHKFKPDVVGLTMTGELADAFNTRREGVEYIVRTVTSACHAPVYVVTSDGSTVPPEEALRRWREVASANWRATAEVLAHVRPGSYLLVDLGSTTLDLIPIIRGEVAAEGRTDLERMKNGELAYLGALRTPISFLLREVEIDGEPVPVSYEYFSIVADALLLLGEIDPEDYTPETPDGRGKSPEECARRLARTVCSDPEELGWEGVMDLAKTAVRALLGQLLKHIELKLQEHGLDTVVAAGAGDFLIEMACKRIGVEVEPFDEIFGKGSEVAPAVGAAFLAIRR; from the coding sequence GTGAAAGCATTGGGGTTGGATGTGGGCGGAGCACACACCGACGCTGCTCTAGTTCGTTATGATGAGGATGGTAAGGTGATGGTATTAGGGACTGATAGGGTATATCTTCCGATGTGGAAGAAGAAAAAACGGCTAAAGAAAACTATCAAGAGGATTGTTCACAAGTTCAAGCCGGATGTCGTCGGTTTAACCATGACGGGCGAGTTAGCTGATGCCTTCAACACGAGACGGGAAGGAGTCGAGTACATCGTCCGCACCGTCACCTCGGCGTGTCACGCCCCGGTCTACGTGGTGACCTCCGATGGTTCGACGGTGCCCCCGGAAGAGGCCCTCAGACGTTGGCGTGAGGTCGCGTCGGCCAACTGGAGGGCGACGGCCGAGGTCTTAGCTCACGTCCGACCGGGTTCCTACCTCCTGGTGGATCTGGGGTCTACCACGCTGGATCTGATTCCCATCATCCGCGGTGAGGTCGCGGCCGAGGGACGTACCGATTTGGAAAGGATGAAGAACGGAGAATTGGCGTACTTGGGGGCGCTGAGAACGCCAATATCTTTTCTGCTCCGAGAAGTTGAGATCGACGGTGAGCCGGTACCGGTCTCGTACGAATACTTCTCAATCGTGGCGGACGCGTTGCTATTGCTCGGTGAAATCGACCCGGAGGATTACACTCCGGAGACACCGGACGGTCGCGGAAAATCCCCAGAGGAGTGCGCCCGCAGGCTCGCCCGAACGGTGTGCTCGGATCCGGAGGAACTCGGTTGGGAGGGTGTGATGGATCTAGCGAAGACCGCGGTTCGGGCGCTGCTCGGACAGCTACTGAAGCACATCGAGCTCAAGCTTCAAGAGCACGGGCTGGACACAGTGGTGGCAGCCGGCGCGGGCGATTTCCTGATCGAGATGGCCTGCAAGAGGATCGGCGTCGAGGTGGAACCGTTCGACGAGATCTTCGGGAAAGGTTCCGAGGTCGCGCCGGCGGTCGGTGCCGCGTTCCTCGCGATCAGGCGCTAG
- a CDS encoding ATP-grasp domain-containing protein, whose product MRVYIYEYAVATGDEEFLAEGRAMLESLLRAFAKSGYETLTVAHPSVGVRWADEVLRDETQALECADLTLVIAPESDGLLESKVREYSRETEVIGPTPRAIRVAADKRKTEDALRDARSFQLPTREADVMVSKPADGAGSEGVRIGRGELSRELIPGSHHSLLCVSDGETVDVLGINDQFVAFAGRELVYLGGRTPSDHRELTRIARDIAEEVVERIPGLVGLFGVDLVMKGGEPYLIEVNPRPTTPTVAAALEHPEAVVRSLLEGPTGKVLRYRREYVYVKRGAEALVPEKFEVVEDFHGLRVYRG is encoded by the coding sequence ATGCGAGTGTACATATACGAGTACGCGGTGGCGACAGGGGATGAGGAGTTCCTAGCCGAAGGTCGGGCCATGCTCGAGTCGCTTCTAAGGGCGTTCGCGAAATCAGGTTATGAAACACTGACCGTCGCCCACCCCTCCGTCGGTGTGCGCTGGGCGGATGAGGTCCTCCGAGACGAGACACAGGCGTTAGAGTGTGCCGATCTGACGCTGGTGATAGCCCCCGAATCCGACGGCCTGCTGGAGAGTAAGGTCCGGGAGTACTCTCGTGAGACCGAGGTGATAGGGCCTACCCCTAGGGCCATCAGAGTGGCAGCCGACAAGCGCAAGACGGAGGATGCTCTCAGAGACGCCCGATCCTTTCAACTTCCGACACGGGAGGCCGATGTGATGGTATCTAAGCCCGCGGACGGCGCGGGTTCGGAGGGTGTGCGAATAGGGCGAGGTGAACTCTCCCGGGAACTAATTCCGGGCTCCCATCACAGCTTGTTGTGCGTATCGGACGGAGAGACCGTCGACGTATTAGGGATCAACGACCAGTTCGTGGCTTTCGCCGGTAGGGAGCTGGTATACCTGGGCGGGAGGACACCTTCGGACCACCGAGAGTTAACCCGTATCGCGAGGGATATTGCGGAGGAAGTGGTCGAACGCATCCCCGGACTCGTAGGCCTGTTCGGTGTGGACCTCGTGATGAAAGGTGGGGAGCCGTACCTGATCGAAGTGAACCCACGTCCGACCACACCCACAGTCGCTGCGGCCTTGGAACATCCCGAGGCGGTAGTTCGATCGCTTCTCGAGGGACCGACCGGGAAGGTGCTGCGGTACCGTCGTGAGTACGTATACGTGAAGCGTGGGGCTGAGGCATTGGTGCCCGAGAAGTTCGAGGTCGTTGAGGACTTCCATGGGTTGCGAGTGTATCGGGGGTAA
- a CDS encoding YcaO-related McrA-glycine thioamidation protein, whose translation MTDIVYDVEGFRAFLPKETLRWIRHRELERKVGVVEKFSDRVGPIPVEIRRRRSQYGEFYHAGKGTTRIQARVSAAMECVERAAAEPREEIIERGPEGDKWTPAWYRTEPREWVEGVDLTTREPVYVPANEVFHPWLGDALPSHTNGLSAGRLREEAVIQGLLEVVERDSWSIVEYFRIHPPELEVHGELEELRRSLEREVGRVELRLLPSRVEGVYVVGAVTEAERVEEMVMGFGASPDPEMAVLRALLEVAQGLSMARRGIESPVRKGLGEFSAPGKLTPERLKRLNRHWFEPEGTVEIDDLDRVITTGSLEKLTEELVERVAEAGLGKVIEVDLTLENLDVPVVRVRVTGASEYVIDEARVGNMPEKPPGVPMG comes from the coding sequence ATGACGGATATAGTGTACGATGTGGAAGGGTTCCGAGCTTTTCTCCCGAAAGAAACACTTCGATGGATCCGACACAGGGAGCTCGAGCGTAAGGTAGGTGTAGTGGAGAAATTTTCGGACCGGGTCGGACCTATCCCGGTGGAGATTCGCCGCAGAAGGTCCCAATATGGCGAGTTCTATCACGCCGGAAAGGGGACTACTCGGATCCAAGCCCGCGTCTCCGCCGCGATGGAGTGCGTGGAACGCGCCGCCGCGGAGCCCCGCGAGGAGATCATCGAGCGGGGTCCGGAAGGTGACAAGTGGACACCGGCATGGTATCGGACGGAACCTAGGGAGTGGGTCGAGGGCGTGGATTTGACGACCCGCGAACCCGTCTACGTACCGGCGAACGAGGTGTTCCATCCCTGGTTAGGTGACGCTCTGCCCAGTCATACCAACGGACTTTCGGCCGGCCGTCTCCGGGAAGAGGCCGTGATTCAAGGACTGCTAGAGGTCGTAGAGAGGGACTCATGGAGCATCGTCGAATACTTCAGGATCCACCCACCCGAATTGGAAGTACACGGTGAGTTGGAGGAACTCCGCCGATCGTTAGAGCGGGAGGTCGGTCGAGTAGAGCTCAGGCTGCTGCCCTCCCGAGTCGAAGGCGTTTACGTGGTAGGAGCCGTCACCGAGGCCGAGCGCGTCGAGGAGATGGTGATGGGATTCGGCGCGAGTCCCGACCCGGAGATGGCCGTCCTCCGAGCCTTGCTGGAGGTCGCCCAAGGGCTCTCGATGGCCCGTCGTGGCATCGAAAGCCCCGTGAGAAAGGGGCTCGGTGAGTTTTCGGCCCCGGGGAAGCTGACCCCGGAACGTCTCAAGAGATTGAACCGACACTGGTTCGAGCCCGAAGGGACCGTAGAGATAGATGACTTGGACCGTGTCATTACGACCGGTTCGTTGGAGAAGTTGACAGAAGAACTCGTGGAGAGAGTCGCGGAGGCTGGCCTCGGTAAGGTGATCGAGGTGGACTTAACGCTGGAAAACTTGGACGTTCCCGTGGTGAGGGTGCGAGTGACCGGCGCCTCGGAGTACGTGATAGACGAAGCGAGGGTGGGAAATATGCCGGAGAAGCCGCCCGGAGTGCCTATGGGATGA
- the fhcD gene encoding formylmethanofuran--tetrahydromethanopterin N-formyltransferase, which produces MEINGVEIEDTFAEAFEAKMARVLITAASHKWAMIAVKEATGFGTSVIMCPAEAGIDCGYVPPEETPDGRPGVTIMIGHNDEDELKEQLLDRIGQCVMTAPTASAFDAMPEAEKEDEDRVGYKLSFFGDGYQEEDELDGRKVWKIPVVEGEFIVEDSFGITTGVAGGNFYIMAESQPAGLQAAEAAVDAIKGVEGAYAPFPGGIVASASKVGSKQYDFLPASTNDAYCPTVEDNELPEGVKCVYEIVINGLNEEAVKEAMRVGIEAACQQPGVVKISAGNFGGKLGQYEIHLHDLF; this is translated from the coding sequence GTGGAAATCAACGGCGTGGAGATCGAGGACACCTTTGCCGAGGCTTTCGAGGCGAAGATGGCACGAGTCTTGATCACCGCCGCTTCACATAAGTGGGCGATGATCGCCGTTAAGGAGGCTACAGGATTCGGTACTTCGGTAATCATGTGCCCGGCTGAGGCCGGTATCGACTGCGGCTACGTCCCGCCGGAGGAAACCCCCGACGGGAGACCCGGCGTCACCATAATGATCGGCCACAACGACGAGGATGAGCTCAAGGAACAGCTCTTAGACCGCATCGGACAGTGCGTAATGACGGCGCCCACTGCGTCCGCGTTCGACGCGATGCCAGAAGCGGAGAAGGAGGACGAAGACCGGGTCGGGTACAAGCTGAGCTTCTTCGGAGATGGGTACCAGGAGGAGGACGAGCTGGACGGCCGTAAAGTGTGGAAGATACCAGTCGTGGAGGGAGAGTTCATCGTAGAGGACTCGTTCGGAATCACCACCGGTGTGGCCGGCGGTAACTTCTACATCATGGCGGAGAGTCAGCCGGCGGGTCTTCAGGCGGCGGAGGCGGCGGTCGACGCCATCAAGGGGGTCGAAGGGGCCTACGCGCCGTTCCCCGGCGGAATCGTCGCGTCCGCGTCGAAGGTCGGCTCCAAGCAGTACGACTTCCTGCCCGCGTCGACCAACGACGCGTACTGTCCCACGGTGGAGGACAACGAGCTGCCCGAGGGCGTGAAGTGCGTCTACGAGATCGTGATCAACGGCCTCAATGAGGAGGCCGTCAAGGAAGCGATGAGAGTCGGCATCGAGGCCGCGTGCCAGCAGCCCGGCGTGGTGAAGATCAGTGCGGGTAACTTCGGTGGTAAGCTCGGGCAGTACGAGATCCACTTACACGACCTGTTCTGA